A window of the Hypomesus transpacificus isolate Combined female chromosome 22, fHypTra1, whole genome shotgun sequence genome harbors these coding sequences:
- the hwa gene encoding protein huluwa, translated as MSQISPSPNSNLAEGLPITSLTLLVLLLIPCVVLLLLLNCLFLGYKFLILSRRKRKREDSESTLLQSSHSTHQRITRISEKPLLPNQDGKRTYLSISEPMLVPPVTSSRTSSRGNVALDPRGIHFLRPSGTTGGRSGSLRSPSTILATSSTTPNSRPDLHRKSCMYSKSKWCCSAPVLPLSSDSETERTHRVPPNTPCITELNDAVSGVSRPAMCY; from the coding sequence ATGTCGCAAATAAGCCCATCACCAAACTCAAATCTCGCTGAAGGTTTACCAATCACAAGTTTGACCCTACTTGTTCTCCTTCTTATACCATGCGTAGTTCTTTTGCTACTgttgaactgcctatttctcggtTACAAATTCCTAATATTAtccaggagaaaaagaaaacgagAGGATTCTGAGAGCACACTTCTACAGTCGAGTCACTCGACCCACCAGAGAATCACCAGAATATCTGAAAAACCCTTGTTACCCAATCAGGATGGGAAAAGAACATATTTGTCCATATCGGAACCAATGTTGGTACCACCCGTGACATCTTCAAGAACCTCTTCACGGGGAAATGTTGCTTTGGATCCGAGAGGGATTCACTTCTTGCGGCCAAGTGGAACGACAGGAGGACGATCGGGGTCTCTGAGGTCCCCCAGTACAATCCTGGCGACCTCGTCAACAACGCCCAACTCGAGGCCCGACTTGCACCGCAAGTCCTGCATGTACAGCAAAAGCAAATGGTGCTGTAGCGCCCCAGTCTTACCGCTTTCCAGTGACTCTGAGACGGAACGGACACACCGTGTGCCCCCCAATACACCATGTATCACAGAATTAAACGACGCTGTTTCTGGTGTAAGTAGACCAGCTATGTGTTATTGA
- the LOC124484568 gene encoding protein huluwa-like, with product MRRSSTMELQNVAIDSPEHLFDKVLFESEYACIPPEASCIAASVNSTTVGPGLDSDFGASAGVSLRILSADSDGLCNGASASALEWDYYYYDPCYVRQNNIPKHKHHRPAMHSRQYWV from the exons ATGCGCCGCAGCAGTACAATGGAGCTGCAGAATGTAGCGATCGACTCTCCTGAGCACTTGTTTGACAAGGTCCTGTTTGAGAGCGAGTACGCTTGCATCCCCCCCGAGGCTTCCTGTATTGCCGCATCTGTCAACTCCACCACCGTGGGGCCAGGACTTGACAGCGACTTTGGTGCAAGTGCAG GTGTCTCTCTCCGGATCTTGTCCGCTGACAGCGACGGTCTTTGTAACGGGGCCTCTGCCTCCGCCTTGGAGTGGGATTACTACTACTACGACCCTTGCTACGTCAGACAGAACAACATACCCAAGCACAAACACCACCGACCTGCAATGCATAGCAGGCAGTACTGGGTGTAA